The Grus americana isolate bGruAme1 unplaced genomic scaffold, bGruAme1.mat H_35, whole genome shotgun sequence genome contains a region encoding:
- the LOC129200303 gene encoding atlastin-1-like, giving the protein MARNRRDRSSWGSFAEKTYEWSSEEEESVRKAGPVQVLIVKDDHSFELDEAALNRILLSEAVRDKEVVAVSVAGAFRKGKSFLMDFMLRYMYNKEAVDWVGDYNEPLTGFSWRGGSERETTGIQIWSEVFLVDKPDGKKVAVLLMDTQGTFDSQSTLRDSATVFALSTMISSIQVYNLSQNVQEDDLQHLQLFTEYGRLAMEETFLKPFQ; this is encoded by the exons aTGGCCCGGAACCGCCGGGACAGGAGCAGCTGGG GTAGTTTTGCAGAGAAGACTTATGAGTGGAgctcagaggaggaggagtccGTGAGGAAGGCAGGACCAGTGCAAGTCCTCATTGTCAAAGATGACCATTCCTTTGAACTGGATGAAGCTGCACTGAACCGCATCCTCCTTTCAGAGGCTGTCAGAGACAAAGAGGTCGTGGCTGTGTCCGTGGCTGGAgcttttagaaaaggaaaatcattcCTGATGGACTTCATGCTGCGCTACATGTACAATAAG GAAGCAGTGGACTGGGTTGGAGATTACAACGAGCCTCTGACTGGTTTCTCCTGGCGGGGAGGGTCTGAGCGGGAGACGACCGGCATTCAGATATGGAGCGAGGTTTTCCTGGTGGACAAGCCCGATGGTAAAAAG GTCGCAGTGTTGCTGATGGACACGCAGGGGACCTTTGACAGCCAGTCCACCCTGCGGGATTCGGCCACCGTGTTTGCCCTTAGCACAATGATCAGCTCGATACAG gttTATAACTTGTCTCAGAACGTGCAGGAGGATGATCTGCAGCACTTGCAG CTTTTCACTGAGTATGGCCGGCTGGCCATGGAGGAGACGTTCCTGAAACCTTTCCAG